A single window of candidate division TA06 bacterium DNA harbors:
- a CDS encoding T9SS type A sorting domain-containing protein, translating into MQALGAIVLQTLLGTYSTGTEMGYQEATISGVSRLGIPIPRWGGQYPPQWDGARISPDAWADLEGDDDLEYVYPFPYSFLFCGDGFEELRISESGSIWFDWADNAHHFYLPKPAGHSLGVLAVHNDNISVPPAGDFKGNLWVKRKSGPDRVVVEWWIKRRLQPDTTNFEAVLFDDGWIRYDYEVQNITDFHNDGGSGISCGDDTHYVQLDDISHVAPASYMFGPNVPPGSPGNLDPMPASVGLRWDPNPESDLKGYYMYRASGADTTDTASLSRLCDTAITAENFVDSLALPCSTYWYAVSAADTFWFEGALSNKVVGTVPPIPGAGPNATAYNTGRKIVKDRDLLRFYVTYASMDSIWATFTDCEGCLWDIPYGIGEGKLPAIAVDDNNHVWIVWIGGTNGEIVCYSTLEEGGWTSPETLFDFELIRGFGSLSLAMDGSGYGDVLIDQTYSGEDFVPPTSFSTFLIRFYLHEDIQPWLTTIRRSPWQDARSSIDCDDDGNLHVAWDEGVRISYRKGVSFGDTVIWKDPEVISAPAVPSKFPCIEYDKDSVSVVWQGQVAGKYQIFHRRKALEDTLWLSIERVDSSGTANTYDPVITGGSHAVWAQESEPVTVWYARRENTSWTDREAVKWTPYDSRFPHAVSYQGDTEGYLLVCWTEDVTGPEYGIDNARLQVSSLSPTTGTAAQVLRASSRPRTFGFSQNAPNPFARKTHMVFTLPRREDVVLDIYNVAGQRVRRLLNGRMKAGRYEMVWDGTDERMRKVGSGTYFAKLVAGSFQKTRKMVLVR; encoded by the coding sequence ATGCAAGCGTTGGGAGCGATAGTCTTACAGACATTGTTGGGCACCTATTCGACGGGGACAGAAATGGGGTACCAGGAGGCGACTATCAGTGGAGTTTCGAGACTGGGGATTCCGATACCACGTTGGGGTGGCCAATACCCCCCCCAATGGGACGGTGCGAGAATAAGCCCTGACGCGTGGGCGGATCTTGAGGGGGACGATGACCTGGAGTATGTATACCCTTTCCCCTATAGCTTTCTATTCTGCGGAGATGGTTTTGAGGAGCTGCGCATCTCGGAATCCGGGAGCATATGGTTTGACTGGGCAGACAATGCTCATCATTTCTACTTGCCCAAGCCGGCAGGTCACTCATTGGGAGTCCTCGCTGTACACAACGACAACATAAGCGTTCCACCTGCAGGCGACTTCAAAGGCAACCTCTGGGTAAAGAGAAAGTCAGGCCCTGACCGAGTCGTGGTTGAGTGGTGGATTAAAAGAAGGTTGCAGCCAGACACCACTAACTTCGAAGCCGTCCTCTTTGACGACGGTTGGATCAGGTATGACTATGAGGTTCAAAACATCACAGATTTTCATAACGACGGGGGATCAGGAATTAGCTGCGGTGACGATACACACTATGTGCAGCTTGACGATATTTCTCATGTGGCGCCAGCTTCTTATATGTTCGGCCCCAATGTTCCTCCGGGCAGCCCTGGCAATCTGGACCCGATGCCTGCAAGCGTAGGCCTGCGCTGGGATCCGAACCCCGAGAGCGACTTGAAGGGCTACTACATGTATAGGGCTTCGGGGGCAGACACGACAGATACTGCCTCTCTTTCCAGGCTGTGCGACACCGCTATTACTGCCGAAAACTTTGTCGATTCGCTAGCTCTCCCTTGTTCCACGTATTGGTACGCAGTTTCGGCTGCGGATACGTTCTGGTTTGAGGGGGCGCTGTCTAACAAGGTTGTAGGAACCGTCCCGCCTATACCTGGCGCGGGTCCTAACGCCACAGCATACAACACAGGCCGCAAGATAGTGAAAGATAGGGACCTACTACGGTTTTACGTCACCTATGCCTCCATGGACAGTATTTGGGCGACATTCACAGATTGCGAAGGATGTCTCTGGGATATCCCGTATGGTATAGGCGAAGGGAAGCTTCCTGCAATCGCAGTCGATGACAACAATCATGTCTGGATCGTCTGGATTGGAGGCACAAACGGCGAAATCGTGTGCTACAGCACACTGGAGGAAGGCGGCTGGACCTCTCCAGAGACTCTTTTCGATTTTGAATTGATCCGTGGTTTTGGGTCACTGTCTTTGGCTATGGATGGAAGTGGTTACGGGGATGTCCTTATTGACCAGACTTATTCCGGAGAAGATTTCGTACCTCCCACGTCATTCAGCACGTTTCTCATTAGATTCTACTTGCATGAGGATATTCAACCCTGGCTCACAACGATTCGCAGAAGTCCATGGCAGGACGCGCGCTCGTCAATTGATTGCGATGACGATGGGAATCTTCATGTCGCCTGGGACGAGGGCGTCCGGATATCGTATCGCAAGGGGGTGAGTTTTGGAGATACGGTCATCTGGAAGGACCCTGAGGTGATCTCGGCCCCTGCAGTGCCGTCGAAGTTCCCTTGTATTGAGTATGACAAGGACAGTGTGTCAGTCGTGTGGCAAGGACAGGTGGCTGGTAAGTACCAGATATTCCATAGAAGAAAGGCTCTTGAGGACACTCTATGGCTTTCGATTGAGAGAGTGGATTCTTCTGGAACTGCAAACACATACGATCCGGTTATTACAGGTGGTTCGCACGCTGTATGGGCTCAAGAATCCGAGCCTGTCACGGTCTGGTATGCAAGACGAGAAAACACAAGTTGGACTGACCGCGAGGCTGTAAAATGGACCCCCTACGATTCAAGGTTCCCCCACGCCGTATCTTACCAGGGGGATACCGAGGGGTACTTGCTTGTATGCTGGACAGAGGACGTGACAGGTCCTGAGTATGGAATCGATAACGCGCGTCTGCAGGTATCGAGTCTGTCACCGACGACAGGCACGGCTGCTCAAGTTCTGAGAGCGAGTTCGCGTCCCAGGACCTTCGGTTTCAGCCAGAACGCTCCGAATCCATTTGCCCGGAAAACCCACATGGTCTTTACGCTGCCTAGGAGAGAGGATGTGGTGCTAGACATATACAATGTCGCCGGACAGCGGGTCAGACGGCTGCTAAATGGGCGGATGAAAGCAGGCAGATATGAGATGGTGTGGGATGGTACAGACGAACGCATGAGAAAGGTTGGTAGCGGTACTTACTTCGCTAAGTTGGTAGCGGGCAGCTTCCAGAAAACACGGAAGATGGTTCTTGTCAGGTAG